In Pajaroellobacter abortibovis, the following are encoded in one genomic region:
- a CDS encoding outer membrane protein assembly factor — MFLLVRNSIAAEETQRLNRYLLPQGPPLDAFNGKTVIAIEVRAEKPLEKQVVVSSVRVGEKFEPSLARRILDEILKAGLFAEGQVKVVEEAEGVRLIVEVVSRKEIAQFGVDVRGAPLGQDEIIREIGLQKGGELLEREIPNYEKQIEHLFNRRGFPFAKVSFQVRPMDGPLQVAVTVVVEAGAPRILERRTLWIFGSQSDVVQSLVDDYSVREKERADEVNLALADMSLTNQLHKKSYYQATVLHDVVLFQGVYHLRVRVDTGPHFVLRFEGNERYDVHTLTAIIAATEEVSPTPEYFLKKIKSFYTKRGYLDVGVTFEERYTLDGRQVDLVFHIKEGDVISVSKRTYPCIDFERFGQEKWKWKKSTPLSVQAVDQEIDRFLTDELPGGEPIQSPDARTVDSLTRGDQVGGVGARPVPFVSDPKSVYFPEVYEKAMHHLRELYVQDGFLQAAVGPIEIIRRRCDPHLSAEECAASTLSNGEKDLYECSEEITPDRDSSKSPRAPSACIPNSENRIHCEPSLALKIPIRLGPRTILYDVAFEGVHAFAESKLSEKAELDLGEALALSNIEEAAYRLADFYREEGYAFVEVKNSLDFSRDGTRARATFQIHEGDRVIVREIVVQGNEHTRTSVIRSRLALKVGEPYRTSAARDTQERVATLGVFSSVAVELKDPAVPAREKVVVITVVERPRRFFEWRPGFSTGEGFRLTFEYAERNVIGYAVAATSRLQLAYLPTVFILDPQVRRDFISLGDPGFDRRVVVRANQNFTIPEVGFGPFVKLSIDFIGVHDLQRQFMRDKLMLGNSLIYTPIHGLQLSFGASLEKNNASIFGAATIVDFLRQLPPSNDLQRLLRVPDGPSVAIAERFSVAWDRRDQTLNAHRGFYLFGGVEHVDSYPTDKPADNRTRFEGHFLRFMEVVSAYVPFHKRITLATQLRMGQIVQLVSEDRSKTYPDRFFFLGGADSLRGFLQDSLIPQDLVDQFDTDQCLQDSSDKRFAPCKVGMRGGNLMINPRAEVRALVLSPVELAMFVDTGNLWVNPQYVYAMKAPFRLRVTPGVGIRIQTPLGPLVLDMGFNVDRRSYEEKYAVSFSFGVL, encoded by the coding sequence GTGTTTCTCCTCGTGCGCAATTCGATTGCAGCAGAAGAAACCCAGCGGTTGAACCGCTATTTGCTTCCTCAAGGCCCTCCTCTCGATGCTTTTAATGGGAAGACAGTGATTGCGATCGAGGTCAGAGCGGAGAAACCGTTGGAAAAACAGGTTGTTGTTTCTTCTGTCCGTGTTGGGGAGAAGTTTGAGCCTTCTCTTGCGCGTCGAATTCTTGATGAGATTTTGAAGGCAGGGCTTTTTGCTGAAGGTCAGGTCAAGGTTGTGGAAGAAGCGGAAGGGGTTCGTCTGATCGTTGAAGTTGTGTCTCGGAAAGAAATCGCTCAATTTGGTGTTGATGTCAGAGGGGCACCCTTGGGTCAGGACGAAATCATTCGGGAAATCGGATTGCAGAAAGGGGGAGAACTTTTAGAGAGAGAAATTCCTAACTATGAAAAGCAGATTGAACATCTTTTCAATCGCCGTGGATTTCCATTTGCAAAAGTGTCCTTTCAAGTCCGTCCGATGGATGGTCCCCTTCAGGTTGCTGTCACGGTGGTCGTTGAAGCGGGTGCTCCTCGCATTCTCGAGCGTCGCACCCTGTGGATATTCGGTTCCCAGTCAGATGTGGTGCAATCCCTTGTAGACGATTACAGCGTTCGAGAGAAAGAGCGTGCAGACGAAGTCAATCTGGCTTTGGCCGACATGTCTTTAACCAATCAGCTGCATAAAAAAAGCTATTACCAGGCTACAGTATTACACGATGTGGTTCTGTTTCAGGGGGTTTATCACTTGCGTGTCCGGGTCGATACGGGGCCTCATTTCGTTTTGCGATTTGAAGGGAATGAGCGCTATGACGTCCATACGTTGACAGCAATCATTGCTGCCACGGAAGAAGTTTCCCCTACCCCGGAATATTTTCTCAAAAAGATCAAATCATTCTACACGAAAAGGGGATACCTTGACGTTGGGGTAACTTTTGAAGAGAGATATACGTTAGATGGTCGTCAGGTTGATCTGGTCTTTCATATCAAAGAAGGAGATGTGATCTCCGTCTCCAAACGCACATACCCCTGTATCGATTTTGAGCGATTCGGACAGGAGAAGTGGAAGTGGAAGAAATCAACCCCACTCTCCGTACAAGCTGTTGACCAAGAGATCGATCGTTTTCTTACAGATGAATTGCCTGGAGGAGAGCCAATTCAGAGCCCTGATGCGCGAACTGTTGATTCGCTCACACGCGGAGACCAAGTGGGGGGGGTAGGGGCTCGTCCTGTCCCTTTTGTAAGTGATCCGAAATCTGTTTATTTTCCTGAAGTCTATGAAAAAGCCATGCATCACTTGCGGGAGCTGTATGTGCAAGACGGCTTTCTACAAGCTGCAGTGGGGCCCATTGAAATCATCCGGCGTCGATGTGATCCCCATCTGTCTGCAGAAGAGTGCGCTGCCTCTACTCTGTCCAATGGGGAGAAAGACTTGTATGAGTGCAGCGAAGAGATAACACCTGATCGCGATTCTTCGAAGTCCCCAAGAGCTCCATCAGCTTGCATTCCTAATAGTGAGAATAGGATCCATTGTGAGCCTTCTCTTGCCTTGAAGATTCCTATTCGTTTGGGGCCACGCACGATCCTTTATGATGTCGCGTTTGAGGGAGTTCATGCGTTTGCAGAATCGAAACTGTCAGAGAAAGCGGAGTTGGATTTGGGAGAAGCGCTTGCGTTGTCCAACATCGAAGAGGCTGCTTACCGTCTCGCCGATTTTTACAGAGAAGAAGGGTACGCTTTTGTAGAGGTCAAGAATAGTCTCGACTTTTCTCGGGACGGAACACGTGCCCGCGCGACCTTTCAGATCCATGAAGGGGATCGGGTGATTGTCCGGGAGATCGTTGTCCAGGGGAACGAGCATACCCGCACTTCCGTGATCCGCTCGCGGCTTGCTCTCAAAGTAGGAGAGCCCTATCGAACCAGTGCCGCGCGCGATACGCAGGAGAGGGTGGCAACGTTAGGGGTTTTTTCAAGTGTGGCTGTGGAACTCAAAGATCCTGCAGTTCCTGCACGAGAAAAAGTTGTAGTTATCACGGTGGTGGAGCGGCCGCGCAGATTTTTTGAGTGGCGACCTGGCTTCTCAACGGGAGAAGGGTTCCGTCTCACCTTTGAATACGCTGAGCGAAATGTCATTGGATATGCGGTTGCAGCCACATCGCGCCTTCAGTTAGCCTATCTTCCTACGGTTTTTATTCTCGATCCTCAAGTGAGGCGCGATTTCATTTCTCTTGGTGATCCGGGGTTTGATCGACGCGTTGTTGTGCGCGCAAATCAAAATTTTACCATTCCTGAAGTGGGATTTGGGCCATTTGTTAAATTATCTATTGATTTTATAGGAGTACACGATCTGCAGCGTCAGTTTATGCGTGATAAATTAATGCTGGGAAATAGCTTGATCTATACGCCAATTCACGGCCTTCAGCTGTCCTTTGGAGCGAGCTTAGAAAAGAACAATGCCTCGATATTCGGAGCAGCGACCATTGTGGATTTCCTCCGTCAGCTCCCTCCTTCGAATGATTTACAGAGACTGTTGCGGGTTCCAGACGGACCGAGTGTGGCGATTGCGGAGCGGTTTTCGGTGGCTTGGGATCGGCGAGATCAGACACTCAATGCGCATCGAGGGTTCTACCTATTTGGGGGGGTAGAGCATGTCGATTCATATCCTACAGACAAACCTGCAGACAACCGCACGCGCTTTGAAGGGCATTTTCTTCGCTTTATGGAAGTTGTCTCTGCCTATGTTCCTTTTCATAAGCGGATTACACTGGCCACTCAATTGCGCATGGGCCAGATCGTTCAGCTTGTCAGTGAAGACCGATCTAAAACATATCCGGATCGCTTTTTCTTCTTGGGTGGTGCGGATTCCCTGCGGGGCTTCCTTCAAGATAGCCTGATTCCACAAGACTTGGTGGATCAGTTTGATACAGATCAGTGTCTCCAAGACTCCAGTGATAAGCGGTTTGCACCTTGCAAGGTAGGTATGCGAGGAGGGAACTTGATGATCAATCCACGCGCAGAAGTCCGTGCTTTGGTTCTATCCCCTGTGGAATTAGCGATGTTTGTCGATACAGGGAATCTATGGGTCAATCCCCAATACGTCTATGCGATGAAAGCCCCCTTCCGCTTGCGTGTGACTCCCGGGGTTGGAATTCGCATTCAAACCCCCCTCGGCCCTCTCGTCCTTGACATGGGTTTTAATGTGGATCGCCGATCGTATGAGGAGAAATATGCTGTTAGTTTCTCCTTCGGTGTGCTCTAA
- the rpsI gene encoding 30S ribosomal protein S9 — protein MNLSSRTYATGRRKTAIARVWLEPGKGDFIINRQPLEHYFERETARMIVQQSLKLLEVADRYNVIATCRGGGKSAQAEAVRHGVSRALCEVDPESRSVIKKAGFLTRDARKKERKKCGQPGARKRFQYSKR, from the coding sequence ATGAATCTTTCTTCTCGGACGTATGCCACAGGAAGACGCAAAACAGCAATTGCGCGGGTTTGGCTAGAGCCGGGCAAAGGTGATTTTATCATCAACCGTCAGCCCCTTGAGCACTATTTTGAAAGGGAAACTGCTCGCATGATTGTGCAGCAATCCCTCAAGCTCTTGGAAGTTGCAGATCGGTACAATGTGATTGCTACCTGTCGAGGTGGTGGAAAGTCTGCGCAGGCAGAGGCGGTTCGCCATGGAGTTTCACGCGCTCTCTGTGAAGTGGATCCAGAGTCTCGCTCGGTGATCAAGAAGGCCGGGTTTTTGACTCGGGATGCACGTAAGAAAGAGCGCAAGAAATGTGGGCAGCCTGGTGCTCGCAAGCGATTCCAGTACAGTAAGCGTTAG
- the rplM gene encoding 50S ribosomal protein L13, whose amino-acid sequence MLARTFVPSKGVASADRKWFVVDASGKPLGRLASEIARVLRGKHKPTFTPHEDIGDFVIVVNASKILLTGNKLDKKKYCRHSGIPGGFREESYRHLFERKPTFPIEKAVRGMLPKNVLGRRMFTKLKVYASSDHPHVAQNPIPFPFPVFLSSKSN is encoded by the coding sequence ATGCTTGCGCGTACTTTCGTCCCATCCAAGGGTGTCGCTTCCGCGGATCGCAAATGGTTCGTTGTCGATGCTTCGGGAAAACCATTAGGTCGACTTGCAAGTGAAATCGCACGTGTCCTTCGTGGCAAGCACAAACCTACCTTTACTCCTCACGAGGATATAGGAGACTTTGTAATCGTGGTGAATGCAAGTAAAATCCTGCTCACTGGAAACAAATTGGATAAAAAGAAGTACTGCAGGCACTCAGGGATCCCAGGAGGATTTAGGGAAGAAAGCTACCGCCACCTTTTTGAGCGAAAGCCTACTTTCCCTATTGAGAAAGCGGTTCGTGGGATGCTTCCAAAAAATGTGTTGGGTCGACGGATGTTCACCAAACTCAAGGTGTATGCTTCTTCCGATCACCCCCATGTGGCGCAGAACCCTATTCCATTCCCTTTCCCAGTCTTTCTATCATCTAAATCAAATTGA
- a CDS encoding UTP--glucose-1-phosphate uridylyltransferase: MSDLNLELQEELASLCPLLQTKLANRGFDPEHLLRLSIPLRKSFCAGRSGMRDRMQRNCIQGQLRVPQEGDIHIAHLFSGREKRSFQDVGLTAIARGELALCVMAGGMATRMSGVVKALLPVFNNETFLSLRLRENQKWSGDMGLPVPLWIMTSETTDQPVRGALKAIRAPAHVDVFVQDLSLRLTSEGILFRDRHGMPSIYPTGHGDLVDALRRSSLLSGFLARGGKYVWIVNLDNLGALIDPMILGFFMARGTDALVEVVEKRAGDHGGIPLYVDDRLRIVEECRLPCHFPVDEVSVFNTNTFLVRAEALQKTDFLWDWLEIEKQVDGRPVIQFERLLQELTTVLPTTYLHVPRTGIESRFLPIKDQTSLDRQRAEIEVVIGSRGIL; this comes from the coding sequence ATGAGCGATCTGAATCTAGAACTGCAAGAAGAACTTGCCTCGCTTTGCCCTCTCCTTCAAACAAAGCTAGCAAATCGTGGATTTGATCCTGAACATCTTTTACGCCTCTCTATCCCTCTTCGGAAAAGCTTCTGTGCTGGACGTTCTGGAATGCGTGATCGCATGCAGAGAAACTGCATTCAAGGGCAGCTCCGTGTTCCTCAAGAAGGGGATATCCATATCGCCCATCTGTTTTCTGGGAGGGAGAAAAGGAGCTTTCAGGATGTGGGGTTGACTGCGATCGCGCGTGGTGAACTCGCTCTGTGCGTCATGGCGGGCGGGATGGCCACGCGCATGAGTGGAGTGGTAAAAGCACTATTGCCTGTTTTCAACAATGAAACTTTTTTAAGTTTGCGATTGCGTGAAAATCAGAAATGGTCAGGTGATATGGGGTTGCCAGTCCCTCTTTGGATCATGACCAGTGAGACAACCGATCAGCCTGTGCGAGGCGCTTTGAAGGCTATCCGTGCTCCTGCCCATGTGGATGTCTTTGTCCAGGACCTGAGTCTGCGTTTAACCTCCGAAGGAATCCTCTTTCGTGACCGGCATGGGATGCCCAGTATTTATCCAACAGGCCATGGGGATTTGGTGGATGCTTTGCGCCGCTCTTCGTTACTTTCTGGCTTTCTAGCACGAGGTGGGAAGTATGTTTGGATCGTAAACCTGGATAACTTGGGGGCTTTGATCGATCCGATGATTCTAGGCTTTTTTATGGCTAGAGGGACAGATGCTTTGGTGGAAGTGGTTGAAAAGAGGGCAGGAGACCATGGTGGCATCCCCTTGTATGTGGACGATAGGCTTCGGATAGTGGAAGAATGCCGTCTACCATGCCATTTCCCAGTCGATGAAGTGTCGGTGTTCAACACCAATACGTTTCTGGTACGTGCTGAAGCTCTACAAAAGACTGACTTTCTATGGGATTGGTTAGAAATAGAAAAGCAGGTAGATGGGCGACCGGTGATTCAGTTTGAACGGCTGCTACAGGAACTGACCACTGTCCTTCCTACTACTTATTTGCATGTACCGAGGACAGGGATAGAGAGCCGATTTCTCCCCATTAAGGACCAGACCTCATTGGATAGGCAGCGTGCCGAAATCGAAGTCGTAATAGGCTCTCGAGGAATCCTCTGA
- a CDS encoding peptidylprolyl isomerase has protein sequence MILLKKAFPLIALVFFALFEREQTGEAAIVERIVAVVGEEPIWFTDLNQRARPDLMRMAAAVQDPAQVTAASSEIYRAVLDRMITEHLEFAFAKNAHIAVTLEEVDRALGEIAQRARLSIPELLVEAQHIGLTEQEYREEFKRQLLEGKLVQLRVRERVRVTEQDAHAAYRRFLKEIGEEPIVEFRVLALRLSNGEGGATVLEDRRALAYTLLERARAGEDFCALVEAYSDDFQTKQTCGSRGLQPVKTLIPVIQRALEGMKEGEVSDPVMDDPEAILILQLVHEPGIPSYESLHDQMLNRAFQKEMEQQLKAWREELKRGVYIDVRL, from the coding sequence ATGATTTTGTTAAAGAAGGCGTTCCCTTTAATCGCGTTAGTCTTTTTTGCTCTCTTTGAGAGAGAGCAAACAGGCGAAGCCGCTATTGTTGAGCGAATTGTTGCTGTCGTTGGAGAAGAGCCGATCTGGTTTACTGATTTAAATCAGCGTGCTCGGCCCGATTTGATGCGAATGGCTGCTGCTGTTCAGGATCCTGCACAAGTGACAGCGGCTTCTAGTGAAATCTATCGCGCTGTACTTGATCGCATGATCACGGAGCATCTCGAGTTTGCGTTTGCGAAAAATGCGCATATTGCAGTCACTCTTGAGGAAGTGGACCGCGCGCTTGGAGAGATCGCCCAACGGGCGCGTCTTTCGATTCCAGAACTGTTGGTGGAAGCCCAACACATAGGGCTTACGGAGCAAGAATATCGGGAGGAGTTCAAGCGGCAGCTGCTGGAAGGGAAACTTGTGCAATTGCGTGTTCGGGAGCGAGTTCGGGTCACGGAACAGGATGCACATGCAGCCTATCGGCGATTTCTCAAAGAGATCGGAGAAGAGCCAATCGTTGAATTCCGCGTGCTGGCGCTTCGGCTTTCTAATGGTGAAGGAGGAGCGACAGTTTTAGAGGATAGGCGTGCGCTTGCGTACACTCTTCTAGAGAGAGCGCGGGCGGGCGAAGATTTCTGTGCGTTAGTAGAAGCGTATTCGGATGATTTCCAGACTAAACAGACGTGCGGATCACGTGGGTTGCAACCTGTAAAGACGCTTATTCCCGTGATTCAGCGCGCTCTCGAGGGGATGAAAGAAGGGGAAGTTTCTGATCCTGTGATGGACGATCCGGAAGCAATTTTGATTCTCCAACTTGTCCATGAACCGGGTATCCCATCATATGAGTCGTTACATGATCAAATGCTCAATCGCGCTTTTCAAAAAGAGATGGAGCAACAACTCAAAGCGTGGCGGGAAGAATTGAAAAGGGGGGTTTATATCGATGTGCGACTATAG